A stretch of Candidatus Bipolaricaulota bacterium DNA encodes these proteins:
- a CDS encoding LamG-like jellyroll fold domain-containing protein, with product MLADRMVNKNKIKENFKFIVFLIMALVSSGIFAPSSEASISPWTQIDWSGGAGQTDWSDSSMYSAASSVFDATANQLTLTNTEQFSNTDFEYDLTGWSSVAASLDGNLAAYWTFDENTGTNVADSVNSSDGTWQGSLGSQWTTGVINSGGNFIAANTNYVNIPDTVNLHQTTDLTFSGWFKWTDANTKWLHGKINTLDNGWYFYTDGVPTNAYKLVFVIYNGSLRYNLFSPFKPTNNTWYNIVITFSTGTATLYVNGSPVSWASAPPVLPATLGVNAATSLTIGGYIGGGYYFGGQADEVGIWSRAISGDEASLLYNSGSGLQYPFYSATRDAGVAFNGSTASAKVVAGDATNFTQSINVGDTNNYNLTAYAYTDGSAVASSDAELYYNGSTVTTSYTDMGGGWYELSGTVTGANAARDYGVQVKAGQTVYLDDFSLNNYASSGALTSSIFDSEQGSNWGSLTYSATAPANASYEVRVRTSNDSNMPGDFSGCESISSGTTLGSTSCVTDTERYAQYEITLTNTDTTVTPTFTSISIVYLVSDATPPVISFDALSPDPSNDNTPTFTGNALDAVGTVASVEYQLDGVGGAWTDCSADDGTFNSASEDFTCSVSTPIADGAHTMNVRATDSNGNTTADIDVSTDSFTIDATAPTVSIDAVAPDPTNDNTPTITGAATDATTVLTAIEIEFGSDPGNWVACAADDGTIDEVSEDFSCEYGSALADGAETISVRATDSASNTTAAINYGTDSFTIDASAPIISLDALSPDPGSETKPTFTGSVTDAGNTISYVQFQMDSTSGSWRSCTADDGTFDSLSEDFSCEVTIDLSVGNHTVYVRARDSLSNWSADSAYSDSFEITSPTTPTPSGGGGSPSSSTDSTPPSLAIDAIFPDPGIDISPELTGSAIDSTSPISLVVFRLDSLEGSEFNCQAQDGSFGDLSEKFFCQVPSALSPGEHTIYIWAKDSLGNTSAVASDSFVIYDITDPALSIKLISDHIYTNATRPYFSWLVPAAAVELYSKYSISADNGDSGDFNLENIAGLSADYSAGKYFVNYKNFNDFDSTNNSISVQTRTSADWLSSENDGELKEGERNWTLTSTDISGNKKNSTGTIFVDKSAPTVLVTYINGVYFSSDSFMTSDQTPSIFGKILDYLAGDSMSNKVASGPDKISIKIEKKNGVGVYGLHTLATVNIPSLNWLSDKTEISDNTQNKSDKYANFEFTPTQALDFGEYRISMNGYDRAGNVGASDVIYLKIEPKEKIVVAPKEEIPAKEEPLIEPTEIPIEEISEEPTEITVPIEPSGPSFIERTKAGLDQLTEAIINVSRNVNDSFDQFATEVTGQIGGVAKGSFDATQRALSFLGTNIMEMLGDGLAVLSSGAPGTANSLFAGLRSGVSSTILAISGATENAIQRNNAMVNNVNEGVKVASGITNKIFSAAQNASSVFLTMARNVVQKTTLAMINSYAGAIENATQRNNIMVKNVNEGVKVASGITNKIFSVAKDASAASFDYGQKCRSKNNLGHDKLI from the coding sequence ATGCTTGCGGATCGAATGGTAAATAAAAATAAAATAAAAGAAAATTTTAAATTCATTGTTTTTTTGATAATGGCTTTGGTTTCCTCTGGAATTTTCGCGCCGAGCTCTGAGGCGTCTATTTCTCCTTGGACTCAGATTGATTGGAGCGGCGGTGCAGGCCAGACGGATTGGTCCGATTCCAGCATGTATAGCGCGGCGTCAAGCGTTTTTGACGCTACTGCCAATCAATTGACATTAACAAATACCGAACAATTTTCCAACACGGATTTTGAGTACGATTTGACCGGCTGGAGTTCGGTCGCGGCGTCGCTTGATGGCAATCTGGCGGCGTATTGGACTTTTGATGAAAATACCGGCACGAACGTGGCGGATTCTGTCAATTCAAGCGATGGCACTTGGCAGGGCTCTTTGGGCAGTCAATGGACAACAGGCGTTATCAACAGCGGCGGTAATTTCATTGCCGCCAATACTAATTATGTAAATATTCCCGATACCGTCAATTTGCATCAGACAACCGACTTGACTTTTTCGGGTTGGTTCAAGTGGACCGATGCGAATACGAAGTGGTTGCATGGAAAAATAAACACATTGGACAATGGTTGGTATTTTTATACTGATGGAGTCCCCACAAATGCCTACAAATTGGTTTTTGTGATTTATAATGGATCGTTAAGATATAATTTGTTTTCTCCTTTCAAACCAACCAATAATACTTGGTATAATATTGTTATTACATTTTCTACTGGGACGGCCACATTATACGTTAATGGATCTCCCGTATCTTGGGCGTCAGCCCCTCCAGTCCTTCCAGCGACGCTTGGCGTAAACGCGGCCACGTCGCTGACAATCGGCGGATATATAGGCGGCGGATATTATTTCGGCGGTCAGGCCGATGAAGTCGGAATCTGGTCCAGAGCCATTTCCGGAGATGAAGCTTCATTACTCTACAATAGCGGCTCAGGACTTCAATACCCTTTTTATTCGGCGACGCGAGACGCCGGCGTCGCGTTTAACGGCAGTACTGCTTCAGCGAAGGTGGTGGCCGGAGACGCGACGAATTTCACGCAATCAATCAATGTCGGCGATACGAATAATTACAATTTAACGGCCTATGCGTATACCGACGGCTCGGCCGTGGCTTCAAGCGATGCCGAGCTTTATTACAACGGCTCCACGGTGACTACATCTTACACTGACATGGGCGGCGGCTGGTATGAATTATCAGGCACGGTCACGGGCGCCAATGCGGCTCGCGATTACGGCGTTCAAGTGAAAGCCGGCCAGACCGTTTATTTGGATGATTTTAGTTTGAATAATTACGCCTCGAGCGGCGCCTTGACCTCTTCGATTTTCGATTCCGAGCAGGGGTCTAATTGGGGATCGTTAACTTATTCTGCCACCGCGCCTGCCAATGCTTCATACGAAGTCAGAGTCAGAACATCAAATGATTCGAACATGCCCGGAGATTTTTCCGGGTGCGAATCCATTTCATCCGGAACGACTCTCGGCAGCACTTCCTGCGTCACTGACACTGAAAGATACGCTCAATACGAAATAACTTTGACCAATACGGATACTACGGTCACACCGACTTTCACCAGCATCAGCATCGTGTATTTGGTTAGCGATGCCACGCCCCCGGTTATTTCGTTTGATGCTCTTTCGCCTGATCCATCGAATGACAATACGCCGACTTTTACGGGCAATGCCCTTGACGCGGTGGGCACGGTCGCTTCGGTCGAATATCAGCTTGACGGAGTAGGAGGGGCTTGGACTGATTGCTCGGCCGATGACGGCACTTTTAATTCAGCCAGCGAAGATTTTACTTGCTCTGTTTCAACTCCGATAGCAGATGGCGCTCACACCATGAATGTGAGAGCAACCGATTCCAACGGCAACACCACGGCCGATATTGATGTTTCAACGGATTCATTCACCATTGACGCCACGGCTCCGACCGTTTCAATTGACGCGGTCGCGCCCGATCCCACCAATGACAATACTCCGACAATCACCGGCGCGGCCACTGACGCCACCACCGTGTTGACCGCGATTGAAATAGAATTCGGTTCTGATCCAGGCAATTGGGTGGCTTGCGCGGCCGATGATGGAACAATAGACGAAGTATCGGAAGATTTTTCTTGCGAATATGGATCGGCCTTGGCTGACGGCGCTGAAACAATCAGCGTGAGGGCGACCGATTCGGCGTCCAATACGACCGCGGCCATAAATTACGGCACGGATTCATTCACCATTGACGCCTCCGCGCCGATTATTTCCCTGGACGCTCTTTCGCCGGATCCGGGGTCGGAGACGAAACCGACTTTTACGGGTTCTGTGACGGATGCGGGCAACACCATCAGCTATGTTCAATTTCAAATGGATTCAACATCAGGCAGTTGGCGAAGTTGCACGGCCGATGACGGGACATTTGATTCATTATCGGAAGATTTTTCTTGCGAAGTGACCATTGATTTGTCCGTGGGCAATCACACGGTGTATGTTCGAGCCAGAGATTCTTTAAGCAATTGGAGCGCTGATTCCGCTTATAGCGATTCTTTTGAAATAACGTCTCCGACCACGCCGACTCCTTCCGGCGGCGGCGGCTCTCCCAGCTCGTCGACGGATTCGACGCCGCCCAGTTTGGCGATTGACGCCATTTTTCCGGATCCTGGAATTGATATTTCTCCCGAGCTGACAGGTTCGGCCATTGACTCGACCAGCCCTATTTCACTTGTTGTTTTTAGGCTCGATTCGCTTGAAGGCAGCGAATTCAATTGCCAAGCGCAGGACGGCAGTTTCGGCGATTTGTCCGAAAAATTTTTCTGTCAGGTTCCTTCGGCTTTGTCGCCGGGCGAACACACAATATATATTTGGGCCAAAGACAGCTTGGGTAATACCTCTGCGGTGGCGTCCGATTCCTTTGTTATATACGATATTACCGATCCGGCGCTGTCGATAAAATTGATTTCCGATCACATTTACACCAATGCGACGCGGCCTTATTTCAGCTGGCTGGTGCCGGCCGCGGCGGTCGAGCTTTATTCCAAATATTCAATCAGCGCCGATAACGGCGACAGCGGAGATTTTAACCTTGAAAACATCGCCGGTTTGTCAGCCGATTATTCGGCAGGCAAATATTTCGTGAATTATAAGAATTTCAATGATTTTGATTCGACCAATAATTCAATTTCAGTTCAGACTAGAACTTCCGCCGACTGGCTTTCGTCGGAGAATGACGGTGAATTAAAAGAGGGCGAAAGAAATTGGACTTTGACGTCCACGGATATTTCCGGCAACAAAAAGAATTCAACCGGAACAATTTTCGTGGATAAAAGCGCCCCGACTGTTTTGGTCACTTATATAAACGGTGTTTATTTTTCAAGCGATAGTTTTATGACCAGCGATCAGACTCCGAGCATTTTCGGTAAAATTTTGGATTATTTGGCCGGAGATTCAATGTCCAATAAAGTCGCGTCAGGACCTGATAAAATTTCCATTAAAATAGAAAAAAAGAACGGCGTGGGCGTGTATGGTTTGCATACGCTGGCGACCGTTAATATTCCGAGCCTTAATTGGTTGTCTGACAAAACCGAAATTTCAGACAATACTCAAAATAAATCGGACAAGTACGCCAATTTCGAATTCACTCCAACGCAGGCTTTGGATTTCGGTGAATACAGAATTTCAATGAACGGTTATGATCGCGCGGGCAATGTCGGCGCTTCGGACGTGATTTATTTGAAAATAGAACCGAAAGAAAAGATAGTGGTGGCGCCGAAAGAAGAAATCCCCGCGAAAGAAGAGCCGTTGATTGAGCCGACGGAAATTCCAATTGAAGAAATTTCGGAAGAGCCGACTGAAATCACTGTTCCGATCGAGCCGTCCGGTCCATCATTTATTGAAAGAACAAAGGCCGGCTTGGATCAATTGACCGAGGCCATTATCAATGTATCTAGAAATGTGAACGACTCGTTTGATCAGTTCGCGACAGAGGTGACCGGACAGATCGGCGGAGTGGCGAAAGGATCGTTTGACGCGACTCAGCGGGCTTTGTCGTTTTTGGGAACTAATATAATGGAAATGCTCGGCGACGGCTTGGCTGTATTATCATCCGGAGCGCCCGGCACGGCCAATTCATTGTTTGCCGGGCTCAGATCTGGAGTGTCATCGACCATTTTAGCCATTTCCGGAGCGACTGAAAACGCGATTCAGAGAAATAATGCCATGGTTAATAACGTTAACGAAGGCGTTAAGGTCGCGAGCGGCATAACCAATAAGATTTTTTCCGCCGCTCAAAATGCCAGTTCCGTTTTTTTGACTATGGCCAGAAACGTCGTTCAAAAAACAACCCTGGCTATGATAAATTCATATGCCGGAGCGATTGAAAACGCGACTCAGAGAAACAACATCATGGTTAAAAACGTTAACGAAGGCGTTAAGGTCGCGAGCGGCATAACCAATAAGATTTTTTCCGTCGCCAAGGATGCCAGCGCCGCTTCTTTTGACTATGGCCAGAAATGCCGCTCAAAAAACAACCTTGGCCATGATAAACTCATATAA
- the tpiA gene encoding triose-phosphate isomerase, whose protein sequence is MKYFIANWKMNLGFRETLNLIDKVKNLPTDKFRLILAPSAPMLKAAGNESGLDLAAQDCSPFPKGAFTGEVSAATLKEVGCSFAIIGHSERRYMLDESEQLINQKVKQAWRVDLTPILCFGERESEKDNRDQVIINQLKSALAKLKPKEKSELFLAYEPVWAIGTGKNCSPDDVVNVARATKRLIANMYGSDFFDEKVKFLYGGSVDSKNIKEYLKKKEIRGFLVGKTSLDVAELEKIFKKSGR, encoded by the coding sequence ATGAAGTATTTTATCGCCAATTGGAAAATGAATCTCGGCTTTCGTGAGACATTGAATCTGATCGATAAGGTTAAAAATTTGCCGACGGATAAATTCCGTTTGATTTTGGCGCCGAGCGCGCCGATGCTCAAAGCGGCCGGAAATGAGAGCGGACTTGATTTGGCCGCTCAAGATTGTTCGCCGTTTCCAAAAGGCGCTTTTACCGGAGAAGTGTCCGCCGCCACGCTTAAAGAAGTCGGCTGTTCATTCGCCATCATCGGACATTCCGAGCGCAGATATATGCTGGACGAAAGCGAGCAATTGATCAATCAAAAAGTCAAACAGGCTTGGCGAGTTGATTTGACGCCGATTTTGTGTTTTGGCGAGCGAGAATCCGAAAAAGACAACCGCGATCAAGTGATAATCAATCAACTGAAGAGCGCGTTGGCGAAATTGAAACCCAAAGAAAAAAGCGAATTGTTTTTGGCTTATGAGCCGGTCTGGGCGATCGGCACCGGCAAGAATTGTTCGCCGGACGATGTCGTCAATGTCGCCCGCGCCACCAAACGTTTGATCGCCAATATGTACGGCAGCGATTTTTTCGATGAAAAAGTGAAGTTCTTGTATGGCGGCAGCGTTGATTCCAAAAACATCAAAGAATATTTGAAGAAAAAAGAAATCAGAGGATTTTTAGTCGGGAAGACCAGTCTTGATGTGGCTGAACTTGAAAAAATATTCAAGAAATCCGGCCGCTGA
- a CDS encoding pitrilysin family protein, with protein MKYEEYKLKNGAKLILVPSNETKAVSVMAIFGVGSRYESEKINGASHFIEHLMFKGTEKRPNTLAISKELDSVGAEFNAMTAKDWTAYYIKIDSEKIDLAVDVLSDMLLNSKFDENEINRERGVIVEEINMYEDNPLMYIEDLLEQCIFDGNPLGWQISGPREVIKTVSRQELLDYKNAFYQPNNLVIAVSGKFPDDIKEKIEKAFSFEATSQEPPEFSKFVFDQTEPKLMIKKQATEQVQLAFGFPGFPYGDDRVFALYLLAIILGGNMSSRLFINIRERKGLCYFIRSYINIYKDTGNLIVQAGLDKNRIKEAISLILDELKKIRDGRVTEDELKDAKQFLRGKVILHLEDSSEAAEWFAKQAALTGEILTPEQKFALFDKVTVEDVEKVAKEVLLKRFLNLALIGPFDEGGEDFKKLLEL; from the coding sequence ATGAAATATGAAGAATATAAGTTAAAAAACGGGGCGAAATTGATTTTGGTGCCGAGTAATGAAACCAAAGCCGTATCCGTCATGGCCATTTTCGGCGTCGGTTCAAGGTATGAATCCGAAAAAATCAACGGCGCCTCTCATTTTATCGAACATTTGATGTTCAAGGGCACGGAGAAAAGACCGAACACTTTGGCCATTTCCAAAGAACTGGACAGCGTAGGCGCGGAGTTTAACGCCATGACCGCCAAAGACTGGACCGCTTATTACATTAAAATAGATTCGGAAAAAATAGATTTGGCCGTGGATGTTTTGTCCGATATGTTGCTTAATTCGAAGTTCGATGAAAATGAAATCAATCGTGAACGCGGGGTGATCGTTGAAGAAATCAATATGTACGAGGATAATCCGTTGATGTATATCGAGGATCTTCTCGAGCAATGTATTTTCGACGGCAATCCTTTGGGCTGGCAAATCAGCGGGCCGCGCGAGGTGATTAAAACCGTTTCAAGGCAAGAGTTGCTAGATTATAAAAATGCGTTTTATCAACCGAACAATCTGGTGATTGCCGTATCCGGCAAGTTTCCGGACGATATAAAAGAAAAAATAGAAAAGGCTTTTTCTTTCGAGGCAACGAGTCAAGAGCCTCCCGAATTTTCAAAATTCGTTTTCGATCAAACCGAACCGAAGTTGATGATAAAAAAGCAAGCCACCGAGCAAGTTCAGCTGGCTTTCGGTTTTCCCGGTTTTCCATACGGCGATGATCGTGTTTTCGCGCTGTATTTGCTGGCCATTATTTTGGGAGGCAACATGAGCTCCAGACTTTTTATCAATATTCGAGAACGGAAAGGTTTGTGTTATTTTATCAGAAGCTACATCAATATTTATAAGGACACGGGCAATTTGATCGTCCAGGCCGGGTTGGATAAAAACAGGATTAAAGAAGCCATTTCATTGATTTTGGACGAATTAAAGAAGATCAGAGACGGCCGCGTGACCGAAGACGAATTAAAAGACGCCAAACAATTTTTGCGGGGCAAAGTTATTTTGCATCTCGAGGATTCGTCCGAAGCGGCCGAGTGGTTTGCCAAACAAGCGGCCTTAACCGGCGAGATTTTAACGCCCGAACAAAAATTCGCCTTGTTTGATAAAGTGACCGTTGAAGATGTTGAAAAAGTCGCTAAGGAAGTTCTCCTGAAAAGATTTCTTAATCTCGCTTTGATCGGACCGTTTGACGAAGGCGGTGAAGATTTTAAAAAATTATTGGAATTGTAA